CTTTTTGGGCGGGCTTTTTGTTTTCGTGATTGGGGATGTTCAGCAGATTTGAGTAAGAGATAAGTCTTTTTAAAAAAACGCATGCTGATTTTCACGACGGCGACAGGGGTTCTCCCACAGGGACTCCTACGGAGGAATCCCCTTGGGAGTGCTTCTGAAAAAAGACCGCTTTTTGGGCGGGCTTTTTGTTTTCGTGATTGGGGATGTTCAGCAGATTTAAGTAAGAGATAAGTCTTTTTAAAAAAACGCATGCTGATTTTCACGACGGCGACAGGGGTTCTCCCACAGGGACTCCTGCGGAGGAATCCCCTTGGGAGTGCTTCTGAAAAAAGACCGCTTTTTGGGCGGGCTTTTTTGTTTTAGAGATTGGTAATGTTCCGCAGATTTGAGTAGGAGATAAGTCCTTTCAAAAAAACGCATGCTGATTTTTCGGCGGCGACAGGGGTTCTCCCACAGGGACTCCTGCGGAGGAATCCCCCTGGGAGTGCCTCAAGAAAAAGCCCGCCATTTGGCGGGCTCTTTTAGTTTCTAACGAACAAAGCGTTGTACGAATTGAGCCGGAATTAATGGCCGAAACGACCGGAACTCTACACGAAAGACTTGAGTCAGAGGCAAATACTTTCGAAAAGAAAACATGCTGATCTTCCCGGCGGCGACAGAGGTTCTCCCAAAGGGACTCCTGCGGAGGAATCCCCCTGGGAGTGCCTCAAGAAAGAGCCCGCCATTTGGCGGGCTTTTTTAGTTTCAAACAAACGAAGCGTTGTACGAATTGAGCCGGAATTAATGGCCGAAACGACCGGAACTCTACACGAAAGACTTGAGTCAGAGGCAAATACTTTCGAAAAGAAAACATGCTGATCTTCCCGGCGGCGACAGAGGTTCTCCCAAAGGGACTCCTGCGGAGGAATCCCCCTGGGAGTGCCTCAAGAAAAAGCCCGCCATTTGGCGGGCTCTTTTAGTTTCTAACGAACAAAGCGTTGTACGAATTGAGCCGGAATGACTGGAACTCTACACAGGCAGACGAAAAACCTTCAAAAACGACTGAAACAGCCGCTCAAAATACACCCCCCTGATTTATTATAGTCAAATATTTTAATAATAAAGTTATTAACAATATGTTAATAACTGTAGAGGGTGTGGATATGTGGATAACTCATTTTTTACACACCTAACTCCTTTCTTTTTAATATGTTAATTATTGTGGATAACTTTTTCGCCTATTTTTTGAGATATTTTACCTTGTTCTACCCTGATATTCGAGAGTCTGTATTTTAACAGCTCTTATCTTACTTAATCGGAACTAAGGTAAATATGACGGGAAGCCTTTTTTTGCTCTCTTACCGAAGGTCATACTATCTGTATGCCTTTATGGGGGGGCCGAAGGTCTTCCCGCCATATCTCAAATTGTTGCTTTTAGGCTGCTTTATTTGATTTTTTATAGCCTTCTATGTAGAAACTATCATCTCTTACTAATGCAAAAATAATGGCTAATATCTTTCTGGATAACGCCGTTAAAGCCTTGGCGCTGGCCATCCCTTTCTCCTTATGTACCTGATAAACTTCTTGTAAGATACCTCTACTTGCATTGATGGCTATATAAAAAAGAGCTTTTCTTAATAAACTCCGACCGCGTTTGCTTATGTGATGTTTACCTTTATGTTGGCCAGAACTGACTTCATACAGGTTTAATCCCGCTATCTTCTCTAACTCACGATAACTTTTATATCTGCGGATATCTCCTAACTCTCCTATTAAAATGGCTGCGATTATGGGTCCTATCCCTTTTATGGATAATATGTTCCTGCTGTATGGCACTTCTTTTAAATAATTCTCTATCTCATCCTTTAGTGACTTTTGATAAGATTCTAAACGATCTATCTGATCAAGATGTATCTTGATCTCCATTACAATGGACCGGGTTCCTTCTTTGATGCCTCCGCTCATCTTAGCAGCTTCATATAAAGCAAGGGCCTTTTCTTCACCTAATCGGTTTTTACTTACTGACTTTATTAGCTCTGTTAGCTTTGTTAAGCCTAAATCCAATATGAATTGAGGTAAAGTATAATGAGCCAAAAGATAACGTGAAGTCTTTGTAGTTAAATCTCTCATGACCTGAGAGAATTCCGGAAATATCTTAAATAACTGTCCCTCAATTCGATTATAACTCCTTCGTAGATCTTCAAGTATTTTCTCTCTTAAATGAACCAATTCGCGTAATTCCGCAAAAATTCCCTCTGGGATGATTACTGTTAAATATTTGTTTAATTCTATTATATCTGCTATGACCTTTGGGTCTTTTTTATCTGTCTTATTGGGACTATTGTCCGTTAATTCTTTCAGGCGCTTGGTATGCATCGGATTTATTTGTACAATCTCATAGCCCCTTCGATGTAGATAATGAATGAGCGCAAGCCCATAGCTGCCAGTGGATTCCAGGCCAAATAAACAATTCTTAAGACCGGTCTTTGCTCTGAAGCTTTCTACTTTTTTTAAAAAATATTCGAATCCTTTACCTGTGTTAAAAAACTTAAACACTTCTAACTCCTGACCATCTTTTGTACGTGCATAACCGTAATTAAATTTTTTGCCTATATCCACTGTAACTAATAAGGTTTCTTCGTTGAATTTTCTCTCTTTTTTGTTTATTTTCCCCATGACTATGCTCCTTTCTTTTTTTTTAAATCAGCTTACAATTTAAGGAGTATAGTCTTTTCTTTCATCCTTTTGTTGACAACTATAATATAGTAAGCTTTTGCCTGTGGAAACTACTTGCCACAAAAAACTTTGCAACCAGAGGCAGGCCATGGAATAAGAATGCAGAATAAATCAACGGTGTCGGATTGGGAACTTCTGCGTTTGATGATTTTGCTTTGTTAAGGGAAGAGAAGGAGCGCTCTGTCAGAGCGCTCCATTTGTGCGGCGGAGGTCATGGCCCGGGGCGTTGCCCCGGGCCAACTAACCCCATCTATTTTAAAATCGCAAACCAATTAGCCGCAATACGCTCTCCCAAACAATAGGAATTAATGCTTTTTGTCATTAACTTTTAATACACATCAGATTTTTTGCCGCAGTGGTCTGAAAAAAATACCAGCCTTTTTAACTCAAAAAGCCCGACATACGTCGGGCTTTTTCGGTTGTTTTATTTGGGGGGGGTAGAAGGACTATTTGATGCCTCGTTTAGCGTTGCCTTTGGGGCCGGTGCCGTCACATTCGCCTGTTCCAAGGCCCGTTCCCTGTGTGGCGCCCTGCATTTTACCTTTGCCCAACTGACGACCGGTGCCATCCTGAGGACGAACATAATCCGGGTCCTGACCATTGGGAATGCCGTCGCCGTCCGAATCGATGGCGTTGTCGTTAATCCCGTCGCCGTCCAGATCAACAAAGCCGGCGTTGCTGTTGCCCTTGCGCATTTTGGCCCCGGTGTAATCCGGATCCATTCCGTTGGGAATGCCGTCGCCGTCTGCATCCGGCGCGTTGTCATTGTAACCGTCGCCGTTGAGATCCACAAAGCCTTTGACCTGGCCCTGAGCGCCGTTCATAACTTTAGATTGGTATTTGAAACCATGACGATATTGGTTTTGCACCTGTAAAGAGTCCTGTGCAAAAACGTTGCTGGCAAAGAAGATTGCCACTAAGCCTAAGATTGCGAGTAAGTTCTTCATTTTGAACCTCCTTGATTTTTGGTTTTACTTTAATTCAATTTCGCTATTAATAATGTCAAAAGCCGTGCCAAAAAATTTAATGCAGTTTAAAGCGTTGAAATTAAAGGTCTTATAAATAATGAGTTTTTTACGTCCCATGCGGCTTCCCGACAGGCCGGTCGTTTTAAAGTACCGCAAGGTCGATTTAACCTGTACCTAAGCAAATCAGGAGCGAAAGAATTATTAAATGACTTTTTGACAAATGAAAACAAATTGTAAAATTTTAGGCATCACGCCGACCTCTTTTGTTCAAAAAGCAATGCTGAGCAAAGCCTGGCGTTTGCATACCAATGGATTCCGCTTATATCCAATTCCAAATCATGGCCAATTACCTGGAGCAATTACACAAAATGAGGATTTGATAAATTGCCTGGCATCACAATAAGAATAAATTTAAAGAGTCCGCTCTTAAAAGGTATTATTATCGAATTTCATTTAAATGGGTCTATTGTTTTTATTTAAATTACATAAAATATATTCGTGAAATTCGTGGTTTTTATACTGAACTCATTTAAAGTAAGTTTTACAATCATTGCTGAAAATTCATATAACATAACATATCTCCAGGAGTGTAAAATTGATTTTAAGAAGTAACATAGAGTTCTGCAAAATGTAAATTTTAGTGTCATTTCGAGGAGCGTAGCGACGAGAAATCTTCTGTTTTTGTAGATGTTAAAAGATTCCCAATCCTGATGAATCGGGATTCCAAATGATCTTTTTGTGCATTTTGTAGAACTCTAAGAGGTAACAGAATAAAGAGGCAAGGTTTTAGGATGGACGATCGGGCGAAAAAAAGGCGGATTTTAATGGCAAGCATTTGTTTTGAATTTACTATGTGCTTAAATTCGCTATTGTATTAGGTCAATTATATAAACTGAAAGGAGCATCAAATGTTAAACAAAATGGCTGTAATTGGCGGTGGAAATATTGGCGGCGTTTTAGTTCAGGAAATTGTTAAACGCCGTCTGGCCAGAGAGGTGGCTCTGGTTGACGTAAAAGAACCTGATCTGGCTAAAGGTAAATGCCTGGATATTGCCGAAGGCACGCCGGTCGTCCATTCCGACATCCGGGCCGTAGGCGCTAAAACCTACGATATTATTAAAGATGCAGAACTGGTCATCAACACGGCCGGCGTCCCACGTACGGTTCGCCCGGATGGCACCATTCCTACACGGGAAGAATTATTAACGACTAACCTCAAAATCACCGACCTGGTAAGCGAAGGCATTCAAAAATACTGCCCCAATGCTATGATTATTTCTGTTGCCAATCCGCTGGATGCCATTGTTTACCGACTGTTCATGAA
This sequence is a window from Caldithrix abyssi DSM 13497. Protein-coding genes within it:
- a CDS encoding IS110 family transposase; protein product: MGKINKKERKFNEETLLVTVDIGKKFNYGYARTKDGQELEVFKFFNTGKGFEYFLKKVESFRAKTGLKNCLFGLESTGSYGLALIHYLHRRGYEIVQINPMHTKRLKELTDNSPNKTDKKDPKVIADIIELNKYLTVIIPEGIFAELRELVHLREKILEDLRRSYNRIEGQLFKIFPEFSQVMRDLTTKTSRYLLAHYTLPQFILDLGLTKLTELIKSVSKNRLGEEKALALYEAAKMSGGIKEGTRSIVMEIKIHLDQIDRLESYQKSLKDEIENYLKEVPYSRNILSIKGIGPIIAAILIGELGDIRRYKSYRELEKIAGLNLYEVSSGQHKGKHHISKRGRSLLRKALFYIAINASRGILQEVYQVHKEKGMASAKALTALSRKILAIIFALVRDDSFYIEGYKKSNKAA